A single Triticum dicoccoides isolate Atlit2015 ecotype Zavitan chromosome 2A, WEW_v2.0, whole genome shotgun sequence DNA region contains:
- the LOC119358812 gene encoding arginine decarboxylase-like, translating to MAKNYGGVYNIHGWGDPYFAVNKNGPLCVRPHGRDTAPGQEIDVLSVINQAAATTTTDRDDKKKRKLQFPMILRFPDVLRHRLHELHAAFATAIKHTGYSSVYQGVFPVKVNQNKAVVQDMVRFGHQHGYGLEAGSKPELLIAMSCLTRAKPSAYLVCNGYKDKDYVALALAARAMGLNAIIVLEMEEELDIVIEQSRRLGFEPAIGVRAKLLTRLPGYFGSTAGKHGKFGLLAERIYEVARKLKALNKLHWLKLLHFHVGSMIPSTDIVFKAASEAAEIYCALVNDCSAEGMTTLDCGGGLGVDYDGTRSGNSDMSVAYGLEEYASSIVQAVRLRCDDNGVPHPVLCTESGHAMASHHSMIILEALSASTIPEPRDEGETTEQLHAKIHELASKQQPRALLNLKGDAATGMSTISCARALDMKKHGIEMYKLGKKLPKSVMADATTIYNYHMNLSVFSLIPDFWGIQRLFPMMPVSRLHERPTRMATLVDLTCDSDGKIERFIGGAETLPLHPLDPVLGGYYVAVLLSGAYQEALSSKHNLFGGPSLVRVLGGDDGEFILDTVDLGPTTEELIGTMRYDVKEDISGVIEEWAREKQVWEMVGTLVENALNTMPYLADYQPRPTA from the coding sequence ATGGCCAAGAACTACGGCGGAGTGTACAACATCCACGGCTGGGGCGACCCCTACTTCGCCGTCAACAAGAACGGCCCCCTCTGCGTCCGACCCCACGGCCGCGACACGGCCCCGGGCCAGGAGATCGACGTGCTCTCCGTCATCAACCAAGCCGCAGCCACGACGACCACCGATCGCGACGACAAGAAAAAGAGGAAGCTCCAGTTCCCCATGATCCTCCGCTTCCCCGACGTGCTCCGGCACCGGCTCCACGAGCTGCACGCGGCGTTCGCGACCGCCATCAAGCACACCGGCTACAGCTCGGTCTACCAGGGCGTGTTCCCGGTGAAGGTGAACCAGAACAAGGCCGTCGTGCAGGACATGGTCCGCTTCGGCCACCAGCACGGCTACGGGCTCGAGGCCGGGTCCAAGCCGGAGCTGCTCATCGCCATGAGCTGCCTCACCAGGGCCAAGCCTAGCGCCTACCTCGTGTGCAACGGCTACAAGGACAAGGACTATGTCGCGCTCGCCCTGGCGGCGCGCGCCATGGGCCTCAACGCCATCATCGTGCTGGAGATGGAGGAGGAGCTCGACATCGTCATCGAGCAGAGCAGGCGGCTCGGCTTCGAGCCGGCCATTGGTGTTCGTGCCAAGCTGCTCACCAGGTTACCGGGCTATTTCGGGTCcacggccggcaagcacggaaagtTCGGGCTCCTGGCGGAGAGGATCTACGAGGTGGCACGGAAGCTCAAGGCTCTTAATAAGCTGCACTGGCTCAAGCTGCTGCACTTCCACGTCGGCTCCATGATCCCGTCCACGGACATCGTCTTCAAGGCGGCCAGCGAGGCCGCCGAGATCTACTGCGCCCTCGTGAACGACTGTAGCGCGGAGGGGATGACCACGCTGGACTGCGGCGGTGGACTCGGTGTCGACTACGACGGGACACGATCGGGAAACTCCGACATGTCGGTGGCGTATGGGCTGGAGGAGTACGCGTCCAGCATCGTGCAGGCAGTGCGGCTCAGGTGCGACGACAACGGCGTTCCCCACCCCGTGCTCTGCACCGAGAGCGGCCACGCCATGGCGTCGCACCACTCCATGATCATCCTCGAGGCGCTCTCCGCGTCTACGATCCCCGAGCCGAGAGACGAAGGCGAGACCACCGAGCAGCTGCACGCCAAGATCCATGAGCTGGCCTCGAAGCAGCAGCCGAGGGCGCTACTCAACTTGAAGGGTGACGCAGCAACGGGCATGTCCACCATATCCTGTGCGCGCGCCTTGGACATGAAAAAGCACGGCATCGAGATGTACAAGCTGGGGAAGAAGCTCCCCAAGAGCGTCATGGCCGACGCGACAACCATCTACAACTACCACATGAACTTGTCCGTCTTCTCGCTGATCCCGGACTTCTGGGGCATCCAGCGGTTGTTCCCGATGATGCCGGTGAGCCGGCTCCACGAGAGGCCGACCCGCATGGCCACGCTCGTCGACCTCACCTGCGACAGCGACGGGAAGATCGAGAGATTCATCGGCGGGGCAGAGACGCTGCCGCTGCACCCGCTGGACCCCGTGCTCGGCGGCTACTACGTGGCCGTGCTCCTCTCCGGCGCGTACCAGGAAGCCCTGTCCTCTAAGCACAACCTGTTCGGCGGCCCCAGTCTGGTGCGCGTGCTTGGCGGTGACGACGGTGAGTTCATACTCGACACGGTTGACCTGGGCCCGACCACAGAGGAGCTCATCGGCACCATGAGGTACGACGTCAAGGAGGACATCAGCGGTGTGATCGAGGAGTGGGCGAGGGAGAAGCAGGTGTGGGAAATGGTGGGTACGCTCGTAGAGAACGCACTCAACACCATGCCGTACCTCGCCGACTATCAACCCCGACCAACCGCCTAG